Genomic segment of Parageobacillus genomosp. 1:
CGCTAAATTCGAATCGAATGAACAACATCATGATGGCACTCACCGCCATTACGACCATTTTTATGCCGTTAACGTTTATTGTCGGTATATACGGAATGAACTTTAATTATATGCCGGAACTACATTGGAAATATGGCTATTTTGCTGTTCTCGGGGTCATGGCCTTCATTGCGCTTTCGATGTTTTTCTGGTTTAAACGAAACGGCTGGTTCCAGTTTCTTAAAGGCGGCGAATTCAAGGGTAAGCGGTAATGGATATGTCTTCCATCCTCGTTGTTGCGTATACATGATATAAAGGAAAAAAGTACATAAAGGGAGAGATACAATGAAACGGATTGCTGTTATTGGGCAGTCAGGAGATATTCCTGCTGAAGTGCGGTATGTAGCCGAGGAAGTAGGGGCAGAAATCGCCAAGCGCAAAGCGGTTTTATTAACAGGCGGAGGGAGCGGTGTCATGGAGGCGGCATCGAAAGGAGCGAAAGAAGCAGGGGGGCTTGTCGTCGGCATTTTAGCGGGCGATCGCGTCGATGTCGCAAACGATTATATCGATATTCCCATTACAACAGGCCTTTATTTTGACTTCCGCAGTTTGATCCTTGTCCATTCCGCCGATGCGCTCATTATGATTCGCGGCGGGAACGGAACATTGGGCGAGTTATCGGCGGCATATATGAATAAAAAACCAGTGGTGATTATTGAAACGACTGGGGGATGGGCGGCAAAAATAAAAGAGGTTGTCTATGAAGGCGGCTATTTAGACGAACGTCGTACAGTGGAAATCGCCTTTTGTCGCTCGGCAAAAGAAGCGGTAGAACTGGCGTTTCAGCGAATGGAAGAGCCGATCGATGTGATGAAAAATACGGGGCAAATCGGAGATTAATCAACGGGAACCGCTGTATGAGACAGGCCGTCAGTTTCATATATATGTATGGTAGAAAGAATGTCAGAAAGGGGGAAGCTGATGGCCAAAGGTATTTGGGGAGTAGATTCGGCACAAGCCGTAACGGAACAACTGTTTCAATGTGTCAGAAACGAACTTGGCTACCCTAAATTTTGGGGGCGTTATTTATCGGATGTCCCGAACGTTTCCGATGGCTTGACGAAAGAAGAGATAACACGCATCCGAAATTACGGAATCAAAGTGCTGCCGATTTATAATGCGTTCCGTGAAGCGGTTGGATATGCAAACGGACAAGTGGCAGCGCGCAACGCAATGTTCCATGCGCGGCGCCTCGGCATTCC
This window contains:
- a CDS encoding TIGR00725 family protein; the protein is MKRIAVIGQSGDIPAEVRYVAEEVGAEIAKRKAVLLTGGGSGVMEAASKGAKEAGGLVVGILAGDRVDVANDYIDIPITTGLYFDFRSLILVHSADALIMIRGGNGTLGELSAAYMNKKPVVIIETTGGWAAKIKEVVYEGGYLDERRTVEIAFCRSAKEAVELAFQRMEEPIDVMKNTGQIGD